In Elephas maximus indicus isolate mEleMax1 chromosome 4, mEleMax1 primary haplotype, whole genome shotgun sequence, a genomic segment contains:
- the SP7 gene encoding transcription factor Sp7, translating into MASSLLEEEAHYGSSPLAMLTAACSKFGGSSPLRDSTTLGKVGAKKPYTVGSDLSAPKTMGDAYPAPFSSTNGLLSPAGSPPAPTSGYANDYPPFSHSFPGPTGTQDPGLLVPKGHSSSDCLPSVYTSLDMAHPYGSWYKAGIHAGISPGPGNAPTPWWDMHPGGNWLGGGQGQGDGLQGTLPTGPAQPPLNPQLPTYPSDFAPLNPAPYPAPHLLQPGPQHVLPQDVYKPKAVGNSGQLEGSGGAKPPRGAGTGGSGGYGSSGAGRSSCDCPNCQELERLGAAAAGLRKKPIHSCHIPGCGKVYGKASHLKAHLRWHTGERPFVCNWLFCGKRFTRSDELERHVRTHTREKKFTCLLCSKRFTRSDHLSKHQRTHGEPGPGPPPNGPKELGETRSTGEEEASQTPRPSTSPAPPEKAPGGSPEQSNLLEI; encoded by the coding sequence GAGGAAGCTCACTATGGCTCCAGCCCCCTGGCCATGCTGACGGCAGCGTGCAGCAAATTTGGTGGCTCCAGCCCTCTCCGGGACTCAACGACACTGGGCAAAGTAGGAGCAAAGAAGCCATACACTGTGGGCAGTGACCTTTCAGCCCCAAAAACCATGGGGGATGCCTACCCAGCCCCCTTTTCAAGCACCAATGGGCTCCTCTCACCTGCTGGCAGTCCTCCAGCACCCACCTCGGGCTATGCAAATGACTACCCTCCCTTTTCCCATTCATTTCCTGGGCCTACGGGCACACAGGACCCTGGGCTACTAGTGCCCAAAGGGCACAGCTCTTCTGACTGCCTGCCCAGTGTCTACACCTCCCTGGACATGGCACATCCCTATGGCTCCTGGTACAAGGCGGGCATCCATGCAGGCATCTCACCAGGCCCAGGCAATGCTCCCACCCCTTGGTGGGACATGCATCCTGGGGGCAACTGGCTTGGTGGTGGTCAGGGCCAGGGTGATGGGCTGCAAGGGACACTGCCCACAGGCCCTGCTCAGCCTCCACTTAACCCCCAGCTGCCCACCTACCCATCTGACTTTGCCCCCCTTAATCCAGCCCCATACCCAGCTCCCCACCTCCTACAACCAGGGCCTCAGCATGTCCTGCCTCAAGATGTCTATAAACCCAAGGCAGTGGGCAATAGTGGGCAGTTGGAGGGGAGTGGTGGCGCCAAACCCCCGAGGGGTGCAGGCACCGGGGGCAGTGGTGGATATGGGAGCAGTGGGGCGGGGCGCTCCTCTTGTGACTGCCCCAATTGCCAAGAGTTAGAGCGCCTGGGGGCAGCTGCAGCCGGGCTGCGGAAGAAGCCCATCCACAGTTGCCACATTCCCGGTTGCGGCAAAGTGTACGGCAAGGCCTCACACCTGAAGGCCCACTTGCGCTGGCACACGGGTGAGAGGCCCTTCGTCTGCAACTGGCTCTTCTGCGGCAAGAGGTTCACCCGTTCAGATGAGCTGGAGCGCCATGTACGCACTCACACCAGAGAGAAGAAGTTCACCTGCTTGCTCTGCTCTAAGCGCTTTACCCGAAGTGACCACCTGAGCAAACATCAGCGCACCCACGGCGAGCCAGGCCCTGGGCCCCCTCCCAACGGCCCCAAGGAGCTGGGGGAGACCCGCAGCACGGGGGAAGAGGAGGCCAGTCAGACCCCCAGACCTTCCACCTCACCTGCACCCCCAGAGAAAGCCCCTGGAGGCAGCCCTGAGCAGAGCAACCTGCTGGAGATCTGA